In Raphanus sativus cultivar WK10039 unplaced genomic scaffold, ASM80110v3 Scaffold0005, whole genome shotgun sequence, a genomic segment contains:
- the LOC108806375 gene encoding receptor for activated C kinase 1C produces MAEGLVLKGTMRAHTDMVTAIATPIDNSDIIVTSSRDKSIILWKLTKDEKSYGVAQRRLTGHSHFVQDVVLSSDGQFALSGSWDGELRLWDLATGVSTRRFVGHAKDVLSVAFSVDNRQIVSASRDRTIKLWNTLGECKYTISEADGHKDWISCVRFSPNTLVPTIVSASWDQTVKVWNLQNCKLKSSLAGHSGYLNTVAVSPDGSLCASGGKDGVILLWDLAEGKKLYSLEGGSIIHSLCFSPNRYWLCAATESSIKIWDLESKSVVDELKVDLKAEAEKCDSGVGTGNQKKVNYCTSLNWSADGSTLFSGYTDGVVRVWGIGRY; encoded by the exons ATGGCCGAGGGACTCGTACTCAAAGGCACAATGCGCGCCCACACCGACATGGTCACCGCCATCGCCACACCGATCGACAACTCCGACATCATCGTCACATCATCCCGCGACAAATCCATCATCCTCTGGAAACTCACCAAGGACGAAAAATCCTACGGCGTCGCACAGCGCCGCCTCACCGGCCACTCCCACTTCGTCCAGGACGTGGTCCTCTCCTCCGACGGCCAGTTCGCTCTCTCCGGAAGCTGGGACGGCGAGCTCCGTCTCTGGGACCTAGCCACCGGCGTCTCCACCCGCAGATTCGTCGGACACGCCAAAGACGTCCTCTCCGTCGCCTTCTCCGTCGACAACCGTCAGATCGTGTCGGCCTCTCGCGACCGCACGATCAAGCTCTGGAACACGCTAGGCGAGTGCAAGTACACGATCTCCGAAGCTGATGGGCACAAGGATTGGATCAGCTGCGTGAGGTTCAGCCCCAACACGCTCGTCCCCACCATCGTCTCCGCGTCGTGGGATCAGACCGTGAAGGTGTGGAATTTGCAGAACTGTAAGCTTAAGAGCTCTCTTGCGGGCCACTCTGGTTATCTCAACACTGTGGCGGTTTCGCCTGATGGTTCTTTGTGTGCGAGTGGTGGGAAAGATGGTGTGATCTTGTTGTGGGATTTGGCTGAAGGGAAGAAGTTGTACTCGCTTGAGGGTGGTTCGATTATTCACTCGCTTTGCTTTAGTCCGAATAGGTACTGGCTGTGTGCTGCGACGGAGAGTAGTATTAAGATTTGGGATCTTGAGAGTAAGAGTGTTGTTGATGAGTTGAAGGTTGATCTTAAGGCTGAGGCTGAGAAGTGTGATAGTGGTGTCGGAACTGGTAACCAGAAGAAG GTGAACTACTGCACAAGCTTGAACTGGAGTGCAGATGGAAGCACATTGTTCAGTGGTTACACTGATGGAGTTGTCAGGGTCTGGGGTATTGGTCGTTACTAG
- the LOC108809988 gene encoding protein NRT1/ PTR FAMILY 2.3, whose amino-acid sequence MAGPVSGDTEAECAGDTSSKRGGWKTFPFMIATTLGMCIASFGWVMNLIVFLIEEFHVNNIAAAKISNIVNGCLNMLPVLAAILADSFFGNIVVISASTFISLTGILLLTLIAYLDLLKPKPCETGSLLCQSPSRLQLGILYTSLVLVTTGAGGTRFALASAGANQYEKPKDQGIFFNWYFLTLFVGALTGATAIVYIQDNVSWKLGFGLCAATNLVSFIVFICGMRLYKNEKPMGSPFKSLISVVVAATVKRKAVISSKEEDYHRGLGEKDKTCPTLPSRRYRFLNRAALKTEDDLNHKDGSANIWRLCSVQEVEDFKAILRLVPLWVAIIFVSTPIVIQASLNVLQALVTDRGLGPHFKVPAGSLQVILLTSASTFIIINNWLVYPMYQKLTHKRLTPLQKIGIGQVLTILSMVVSAVVEAKRLKTVKNNGHPMSVLWLFPPLVIVGIGEAFQFPGNIELFYREFPVSLRNTATSLTSLVIGISYYLSTALIDLIQRTTKWLPNDINRGRVDYVYWVLVVAGVLNFGYFLVSSWFYNYRILEGDNELDPKDVST is encoded by the exons ATGGCTGGTCCAGTTTCGGGTGATACAGAAGCGGAGTGCGCTGGAGATACAAGCAGCAAGCGCGGTGGCTGGAAAACATTTCCGTTCATGattg CTACAACGTTAGGTATGTGCATAGCTTCTTTCGGATGGGTAATGAACTTGATCGTCTTCTTGATCGAGGAATTCCACGTCAACAACATCGCTGCTGCTAAGATTTCAAACATTGTCAATGGATGTCTCAACATGCTCCCTGTTCTGGCAGCCATTTTAGCTGATTCTTTCTTCGGAAACATTGTCGTCATCTCGGCCTCTACTTTTATCTCGCTGACC GGCATTCTTCTCCTTACTCTGATCGCATATTTGGACTTGTTGAAACCTAAACCGTGTGAAACGGGATCACTCCTATGCCAGTCTCCATCGAGACTCCAGCTTGGGATCTTGTATACATCATTAGTTCTAGTAACCACTGGAGCAGGTGGGACACGATTCGCCTTGGCATCCGCGGGTGCAAACCAATACGAGAAACCTAAGGATCAAGGAATCTTCTTCAACTGGTACTTCCTCACACTATTTGTTGGGGCTCTTACCGGCGCAACAGCGATTGTATACATACAGGACAATGTTAGCTGGAAACTTGGGTTTGGCCTCTGCGCCGCAACAAATTTGGTAAGTTTCATTGTTTTCATATGCGGGATGAGACTCTACAAGAATGAGAAACCCATGGGAAGTCCTTTCAAAAGTCTGATCAGTGTTGTAGTAGCTGCTACAGTGAAAAGAAAGGCTGTGATTTCATCCAAAGAAGAAGACTATCACCGTGGGCTTGGAGAAAAGGACAAGACTTGTCCTACACTGCCCTCCCGACGCTATAG GTTCTTGAATCGTGCAGCCTTGAAAACCGAAGACGATTTAAATCATAAAGACGGCTCAGCTAACATCTGGAGGCTATGCTCTGTTCAGGAAGTAGAAGATTTCAAAGCTATTCTCCGACTTGTTCCTCTGTGGGTAGCCATAATATTTGTTAGTACTCCAATAGTGATTCAAGCAAGCTTAAATGTACTCCAAGCTTTAGTCACGGACCGTGGGCTTGGTCCTCATTTCAAAGTCCCGGCTGGGTCCCTCCAAGTCATATTACTGACCTCTGCATCCACCTTTATCATAATTAACAACTGGCTTGTCTATCCCATGTACCAGAAGCTTACCCATAAGCGGCTAACACCGCTTCAGAAAATAGGGATAGGCCAGGTGCTCACTATCCTAAGCATGGTAGTCTCCGCGGTTGTGGAAGCAAAGAGGCTGAAAACAGTTAAAAACAATGGGCATCCCATGTCAGTGTTATGGCTGTTTCCTCCTCTAGTTATAGTGGGAATAGGCGAGGCCTTCCAGTTTCCAGGAAATATTGAATTGTTCTACAGAGAATTCCCAGTCTCACTGAGGAACACCGCGACTTCATTGACCTCATTGGTGATTGGAATCTCTTACTATCTGAGCACAGCTCTGATAGATCTGATCCAAAGGACCACCAAGTGGTTACCAAATGACATTAACAGGGGAAGAGTTGACTATGTTTACTGGGTTTTAGTTGTTGCAGGAGTCTTGAATTTCGGGTATTTTCTCGTCTCCTCTTGGTTCTACAATTACAGAATTCTCGAAGGTGACAATGAATTAGATCCTAAAGATGTTTCAACCTAA
- the LOC108809480 gene encoding LOW QUALITY PROTEIN: protein NRT1/ PTR FAMILY 2.3 (The sequence of the model RefSeq protein was modified relative to this genomic sequence to represent the inferred CDS: inserted 2 bases in 2 codons; deleted 4 bases in 3 codons), with amino-acid sequence MAGPVSGDAEAQCAGDTSSKRGGWITFPFMIATMLGMSIASFGWVMNLIVFLIEEFNIKNIAAAKISNIVNGCLNMLPVVVAILADSFLGNIVVISVSTFISLTGILLLTLIASLDLLKPRPCETGSILCQSPSELQLGILYTALEHLQPIAIFTSIIAFRGGTRFTLASAGANQYEKPKDQGSFFNWYFLTLYAGAITGATAIVYTQDNASWKLGFGLCAAANFASFIXFICGKRLYKNEKPMGSPFKSLISVVVAATVKRKAVVSSKEEDYHRGPGEKDKTXSGLPSKSYRFLNRAALKTENNLNHRDGSVNNIWRLCSVQEVEDFKAILRLVPLWVAIIFLSTPIVIQASLNVLQALVTDRGIGPHFKVPAGSLQVIVMTSASTFIIMNNWLVYPMYQKLTNKRLTPLQKVGIGQVLTILSMVVSAVVEAKRLKTVENNGHPMSVLWLFPPIVIVGIGEAFHFPGNTELFYREFPESLRNTATSLTSLVFGISYYLSTALIDLIQRTTKWLPDDINSGRVDNVYWVLVIVGVLNFGYFLVCSWFYRYRNLEGDNELDPKDVST; translated from the exons ATGGCTGGTCCAGTTTCGGGTGATGCAGAAGCGCAGTGCGCTGGAGATACAAGCAGCAAGCGCGGTGGCTGGATAACTTTTCCGTTCATGattg CTACAATGTTAGGTATGTCCATAGCTTCTTTCGGATGGGTAATGAACTTGATCGTCTTCTTGATCGAGGAATTCAACATCAAGAACATCGCTGCTGCTAAGATTTCAAACATTGTCAATGGATGCCTCAACATGTTGCCTGTTGTAGTAGCCATTTTAGCTGATTCTTTCCTTGGAAACATTGTTGTCATCTCGGTCTCTACTTTCATCTCGCTGACT gGCATTCTTCTCCTGACTCTGATCGCATCTTTGGACTTGTTGAAACCTAGACCGTGTGAAACGGGATCAATCCTATGCCAGTCTCCATCGGAACTCCAGCTTGGGATCTTGTATACAgccttagagcatctccaacccattgctattttcacctctataatagcatttagag gtGGGACACGGTTCACCTTGGCATCCGCGGGTGCAAACCAATACGAGAAACCTAAGGATCAAGGAAGCTTCTTCAACTGGTACTTCCTCACACTATATGCTGGGGCTATTACCGGCGCAACAGCGATTGTATACACACAGGACAATGCTAGCTGGAAACTTGGGTTTGGCCTCTGCGCCGCTGCAAATTTTGCAAGTTTCA GTTTCATATGCGGGAAGAGACTCTACAAGAATGAGAAACCCATGGGAAGTCCTTTCAAAAGCCTGATCAGTGTTGTAGTCGCTGCTACAGTGAAAAGAAAAGCTGTGGTTTCATCCAAAGAAGAAGACTATCACCGTGGGCCTGGAGAAAAGGACAAGA TATCTGGACTGCCCTCCAAAAGCTATAG GTTCTTGAATCGTGCAGCCTTGAAAACCgaaaacaatttaaatcatAGAGACGGCTCAGTTAACAACATCTGGAGGTTATGCTCTGTTCAGGAAGTAGAAGATTTCAAAGCCATTCTCCGACTTGTTCCTCTGTGGGTAGCGATAATATTTCTTAGTACTCCAATAGTGATTCAAGCAAGCTTAAACGTGCTCCAAGCTTTAGTCACGGACCGTGGGATTGGTCCTCATTTCAAAGTCCCGGCTGGGTCCCTCCAAGTCATAGTAATGACCTCTGCATCCACCTTTATCATAATGAACAACTGGCTTGTCTATCCCATGTACCAGAAG TTAACCAATAAGCGGCTAACACCGCTTCAAAAAGTCGGGATAGGCCAGGTTCTCACCATCCTAAGCATGGTTGTCTCTGCAGTTGTGGAAGCAAAGAGGCTG AAAACTGTTGAAAACAACGGACATCCCATGTCAGTGCTATGGCTGTTTCCTCCTATAGTTATAGTGGGAATAGGCGAGGCCTTCCATTTTCCGGGAAATACTGAATTGTTCTACAGAGAATTCCCAGAGTCTCTGAGGAACACCGCAACTTCATTGACCTCACTGGTGTTTGGAATCTCTTACTATCTGAGCACAGCTCTGATAGATCTGATCCAAAGGACCACCAAGTGGTTACCAGATGACATTAACAGCGGAAGGGTTGACAATGTTTACTGGGTTTTGGTCATTGTGGGAGTCTTgaattttggatattttctcGTCTGCTCTTGGTTCTACAGATACAGAAATCTCGAAGGTGACAATGAACTA GATCCCAAAGATGTTTCAACCTAG
- the LOC108806815 gene encoding peroxisome biogenesis protein 3-1: MDLFRGFWSKHRRKILVTTACVGSGYLIYRLYNAHTRNLADLERELSNERHNDELIKAQMKAHFDNIQMIADTTTLPHALHLLSSRIVEDIDVSGVMETLSRGKGTLVPSEKLHLWNELKVLSFTRMVVSLWSVTMLSLYIRVQVNILGRHLYIDTARGLASSHLLEELDLIDREDEQKFLTSADYLATNSMPSLIFHMKSAVKEVLKRKQLKDVLTTRTLEETVIRILDVFMSTGSPHHWIDYLMMAHDTTTDVSSSDATVTKFHLLVTETREVLTSTEFTNVAEIALKSCTVAFAEEMETQPGMATGIQLAKLLPQIEKTVPEISAGPDKNRFLQRIRDLPEVQLFFALLYSNMPH, from the exons ATGGATTTGTTCAG GGGTTTCTGGAGTAAACACAGAAGGAAGATACTGGTGACGACGGCTTGTGTCGGAAGCGGTTATTTGATTTACAGACTATACAATGCTCACACTCGTAACCTCGCCGACTTGGAACGCGAGCTTTCCAACGAGCGTCACAATGATGAGCTCATCAAAGCCCA AATGAAGGCTCATTTCGACAACATTCAGATGATTGCTGACACTACTACATTGCCTCACGCGCTGCATCTCTTGAGCAGCCGCATTGTTGAGGATATCGATGTCTCTGGCGTTATGGAGACGTTAAGCAGAGGGAAAGGAACGTTGGTTCCTTCTGAGAAGCTTCATCTTTGGAATGAGCTCAAAGTTTTGA gTTTCACGAGGATGGTTGTGTCGCTGTGGTCAGTGACTATGCTTAGTTTGTACATTAGGGTTCAAGTCAACATTTTGGGCAGACACTTATATATCGACACTGCTAGAGGTCTTGCCAGCTCCCATTTACTT GAAGAGTTAGATCTCATAGATAGAGAGGATGAACAAAAGTTTTTGACAAGTGCTGATTATCTTGCAACCAATAGCATGCCGAGTTTGATTTTCCATATGAAGAGTGCTGTGAAAGAAGTTCTTAAAAG AAAGCAGTTAAAAGATGTGCTAACCACAAGAACTCTTGAAGAAACTGTGATCCGGATTCTTGATGTGTTTATGAGCACTGGAAGTCCACACCACTGGATAGATTATTTAATGATGGCCCATGACACCACCACTGATGTTTCCTCTTCAGATGCAACTGTCACCAAGTTTCATCTACTCGTTACCGAGACTCGTGAAGTACTCACAAG CACTGAGTTTACAAATGTAGCAGAGATCGCACTCAAGTCTTGTACCGTAGCGTTTGCAGAGGAGATGGAAACACAGCCCGGTATGGCCACAGGGATACAATTGGCGAAGCTCTTACCACAGATTGAGAAGACGGTGCCGGAGATTTCAGCTGGACCGGACAAGAACCGGTTCTTGCAACGCATCCGAGATTTGCCTGAAGTTCAACTCTTTTTTGCTCTCTTATACTCAAACATGCCACATTAA
- the LOC130500635 gene encoding pre-mRNA-splicing factor SPF27 homolog: MATNNGDVLMLEAAPEATKPWASAANAEVIDALPYIDDDYGNPLIKAEVDRLVEEEMRRSSRKPADFLKELPPLPKFDFENCPVLGKEYERVRAGKPPVRIDFESRYKLELPPASKKNDDAAWKQYLQKNQRSLQQKMIELENLEMMSKQGPELWRQNNHRLEVFLTRMQKLAQEQNEEIEKVNRERKYHQQTTAYELNALSQEWRQLCMKNMEIQSACAVLETQIDSFKREAAERGWNLEEKLESVKPL; encoded by the exons ATGGCGACGAACAATGGAGACGTTTTGATGCTAGAGGCGGCGCCGGAGGCTACGAAGCCCTGGGCGAGCGCTGCGAACGCAGAAGTCATCGACGCGCTTCCTTATATCGACGATGACTACGGCAACCCACTCATCAAGGCGGAGGTCGATCGCCTTGTTGAGGAAGAGATGCGTCGGAGCTCGAGAAAGCCTGCCGACTTTCTCAAGGAGTTGCCTCCTCTTCCCAAGTTCGATTTCGAG AACTGTCCTGTCCTTGGCAAAGAGTATGAGCGTGTTCGAGCTGGGAAGCCTCCAGTGCGGATCGATTTTGAGTCCCGGTACAAGCTTGAACTGCCGCCTGCTAGTAAGAAAAATGATGATGCTGCCTGGAAGCAGTATCTTCAGAAGAATCAACGGTCATTGCAACAGAAGATGATCGA GCTTGAGAATTTGGAAATGATGTCAAAACAGGGCCCTGAGCTTTGGAGACAGAACAACCATCGGCTAGAAGTATTCTTGACCAG AATGCAAAAGCTAGCTCAGGAGCAGAACGAAGAAATTGAAAAAGTAAATCGTGAAAGGAAGTATCATCAG CAAACCACTGCGTACGAGCTCAATGCACTATCTCAAGAATGGAGACAGCTGTGCATGAAGAATATGGAGATTCAGTCTGCTTGTGCTGTGCTAGAGACACAGATCGATTCGTTCAAAAGGGAAGCTGCTGAAAG AGGATGGAACTTAGAAGAGAAACTAGAGAGTGTCAAGCCGCTTTAA
- the LOC108807695 gene encoding LOW QUALITY PROTEIN: defensin-like protein 229 (The sequence of the model RefSeq protein was modified relative to this genomic sequence to represent the inferred CDS: deleted 2 bases in 1 codon): MIEMKTPEIKTKVCKMARVFEQNCGWDGSKTCIKGSNKILEYPCHCVCDIYDVAISRRICTCKFPNTPC; this comes from the exons ATGATAGAGATGAAAACTCCGGAGATAAAAACGAAAGTGTGCAAAATGGCACGAGTTTTTGAACAGAATTGTGGGTGGGATGGAAGCAAGACTTGCATAAAAGGATCCAATAAAATTCTCGAGTACCCTTGTCATTGCGTGTGTGACATTTATGATGTAGCCATTTCG AGACGTATTTGCACATGTAAATTTCCAAATACTCCTTGCTAA
- the LOC130500636 gene encoding beta-1,2-xylosyltransferase XYXT1-like — MTEKDLLYDTILARSFSRNEQKRLGYGAFIASLLFVFTLCTVFKPYLSPLPPIVELQLPVNAGLRMLRITEPQKPQALRSSNNTTYGDSENLTIPTDQINITSNATTLQKLISSEDHMRSVFKDTSLPKSRLDSFNSTTNTTISKEQVITEDNKMEKTIKPICKKLARTEICELNGDVRVQGKSATVHASIAYAFSGNSTWHIKPYARNGDVAAMDRVREWTVKLEQNADLLSRCVRNHSVPAILFSLGGYSMNNFHDFTDIVIPLYTTVRRFNGEVQFLVTNRNQPWINKFKEVLRSLSNYDLIYIDEENETHCFATVVVGLNRHPEYYKELTIDPSYSEYSMSDFRRFLRDAYSLRNAAVNTRKNQLRRRRRPRMLILARGRSRAFTNAGEIARAARRIGFKVVAAEASGDVASFARIVNSCDVMLGVHGAGLTNMVFLPEKAAVIQILPIGGFEWLAKTDFEEPSKGMDLRYLEYKIAAEESTLLRRYGRDHEVVRDPSAVGRRGWEMFQSVYLVQQNVTVDINRFKPVLVKAFELLQMQSV; from the exons ATGACAGAGAAGGATCTTCTTTACGATACAATACTTGCTCGTAGCTTTAGCAGAAACGAGCAGAAGAGACTTGGCTATGGAGCTTTCATTGCCTCTCTTCTTTTTGTCTTCACTCTTTGCACCGTCTTTAAACCTTATCTCAGCCCTTTACCACCGATCG tGGAGTTGCAGTTACCAGTGAACGCTGGTCTTAGGATGCTGAGAATAACTGAACCGCAGAAACCTCAAGCTTTAAGGAGCAGCAACAATACAACATATGGAGATTCTGAGAATCTAACTATCCCTACGGatcaaattaatattacatCAAATGCAACCACTCTTCAGAAACTAATCAGTTCTGAAGATCATATGCGTAGCGTCTTCAAGGACACAAGCTTGCCCAAGAGTCGTCTTGATTCGTTTAACTCTACTACTAACACTACAATCTCCAAAGAACAAGTTATTACAG AAGATAATAAAATGGAGAAAACAATAAAACCTATATGCAAGAAACTAGCAAGAACAGAGATATGCGAACTAAACGGCGACGTAAGAGTCCAGGGCAAATCCGCGACGGTTCATGCATCGATCGCCTATGCGTTTTCAGGAAACTCCACGTGGCATATCAAACCCTACGCGAGAAACGGTGACGTGGCGGCGATGGATCGCGTGAGAGAATGGACGGTGAAACTGGAACAAAACGCTGATTTGTTATCGCGTTGCGTCAGGAATCACAGCGTTCCGGCGATACTGTTCTCTCTCGGAGGCTACTCGATGAACAACTTCCACGATTTCACCGACATCGTGATTCCTCTGTACACGACGGTGCGCAGATTCAACGGCGAAGTACAGTTCCTCGTAACGAACAGGAACCAACCGTGGATCAACAAATTCAAGGAGGTGCTGAGGAGTCTCTCGAACTACGATCTGATTTACATCGACGAAGAAAACGAGACGCACTGTTTCGCCACCGTCGTCGTCGGTCTCAACCGCCATCCGGAGTACTACAAAGAGCTGACGATCGATCCGTCGTATTCGGAATATTCGATGTCGGATTTCCGGAGATTCCTTAGAGACGCGTACTCGTTGCGAAACGCCGCCGTGAACACGAGAAAGAACCAgctgcggcggaggaggaggccGAGGATGCTGATTCTGGCGAGGGGGAGATCGCGAGCGTTCACGAACGCAGGGGAGATCGCGAGAGCGGCGAGACGAATCGGATTCAAAGTCGTTGCGGCGGAAGCGAGCGGAGACGTCGCGAGTTTTGCGCGGATCGTGAACTCGTGCGACGTCATGCTCGGCGTTCACGGCGCGGGGCTTACGAACATGGTGTTCTTGCCGGAGAAAGCCGCCGTGATTCAGATTCTTCCGATCGGGGGATTCGAGTGGCTCGCGAAGACGGATTTCGAGGAGCCGTCGAAGGGGATGGATCTGAGGTATCTGGAGTACAAGATCGCGGCGGAGGAGAGCACGCTTTTGCGGCGGTACGGACGCGATCACGAGGTCGTGAGGGATCCATCGGCGGTTGGGAGACGCGGGTGGGAAATGTTCCAGTCGGTTTATTTGGTACAGCAGAACGTGACCGTTGATATTAACCGGTTCAAGCCGGTTCTTGTCAAAGCTTTTGAGCTATTGCAGATGCAGTCAGTGTAA
- the LOC108813159 gene encoding T-complex protein 1 subunit delta gives MAAASTASRPRASKSESFVDNKRKEDIRSANINAGRAVADAVRTSLGPKGMDKMISTASGEVIITNDGATIVNKMDVLQPAAKMMVELSKSQDSAAGDGTTTVVVLAGALLRVCQSLLASGIHPTVISDALHKSCGKSVDILTAMAVPVELTDRESLVKSASTSLNSKVVSQYSTLLAPLAVDAVLSVIDPEKPEIVDLRDIKIVKKLGGTVDDTHTVNGLVFDKKVSHAAGGPTRMENAKIAVIQFQISPPKTDIEQSIVVSDYTQMDRILKEERNYILGMIKKIKATGCNVLLIQKSILRDAVTDLSLHYLAKAKIMVIKDVERDEIEFVTKTLNCLPIANIEHFRGEKLGHADLVEEASLGDGKILKITGIKDMGRTTSVLVRGSNQLVLDEAERSLHDALCVVRCLVSKRFLIAGGGAPEIELSRQLGAWAKVLHGMEGYCVKSFAEALEVIPYTLAENAGLNPIAIVTELRNKHAQGEINSGINVRKGQITNILEENVVQPLLVSTSAITLATECVRMILKIDDIVTVR, from the coding sequence ATGGCCGCCGCATCCACGGCATCGAGGCCCCGCGCATCCAAATCGGAGTCCTTCGTCGACAACAAACGCAAGGAAGACATCCGATCCGCCAACATCAACGCCGGCCGCGCCGTCGCCGACGCCGTCCGCACGAGCCTCGGCCCCAAGGGGATGGACAAGATGATCTCCACCGCGAGCGGCGAGGTCATCATCACCAACGACGGAGCCACGATCGTCAACAAGATGGACGTCTTACAGCCCGCCGCGAAGATGATGGTGGAGCTCTCCAAATCTCAGGACTCCGCCGCCGGAGACGGGACCACCACCGTCGTCGTTCTCGCCGGAGCCTTGCTTAGAGTCTGCCAATCGCTCTTAGCCTCCGGGATCCACCCTACCGTGATCTCGGACGCGCTCCACAAGTCTTGTGGTAAGTCCGTTGATATCTTAACCGCCATGGCTGTCCCTGTGGAACTCACTGATAGAGAATCTTTAGTGAAATCGGCTAGCACGTCGTTGAATAGTAAGGTTGTTAGTCAGTACTCTACATTGCTCGCTCCGTTAGCTGTGGATGCGGTTCTCTCCGTGATTGATCCGGAGAAGCCGGAGATCGTTGATCTGCGTGATATCAAGATTGTTAAGAAGCTTGGTGGGACTGTTGACGATACGCACACGGTGAACGGTTTGGTGTTTGACAAGAAGGTGAGCCATGCTGCTGGTGGACCTACGAGGATGGAGAACGCGAAGATCGCTGTGATTCAGTTCCAGATCTCGCCTCCGAAGACGGACATTGAGCAGAGTATTGTTGTTTCGGATTATACTCAGATGGATAGGATCTTGAAAGAAGAGAGGAACTACATCTTGGGGATGATTAAGAAGATTAAAGCGACTGGTTGTAATGTTTTGTTGATCCAGAAGAGTATTTTGAGGGATGCTGTGACTGATCTGTCTCTTCACTATTTGGCTAAAGCTAAGATTATGGTGATTAAGGATGTTGAGAGGGATGAGATTGAGTTTGTTACCAAGACGTTGAACTGCTTGCCGATCGCTAACATTGAACATTTCAGAGGCGAGAAGCTTGGCCATGCTGATCTCGTTGAAGAAGCGTCGCTTGGAGATGGGAAGATTTTGAAGATCACTGGGATTAAAGATATGGGGAGGACCACCTCTGTTCTTGTCCGTGGTTCTAATCAACTTGTTTTGGATGAAGCTGAGAGGAGTCTGCACGATGCTTTGTGTGTTGTCAGGTGTTTGGTGAGCAAGAGGTTTTTGATTGCGGGAGGTGGTGCGCCTGAGATTGAGCTCTCGAGGCAGCTGGGTGCTTGGGCTAAGGTGCTACATGGGATGGAAGGTTACTGTGTGAAGTCTTTCGCTGAAGCTCTCGAGGTTATCCCGTACACGCTAGCTGAGAATGCAGGTTTGAATCCTATTGCTATTGTGACTGAACTCAGGAACAAGCATGCTCAAGGGGAAATAAACTCTGGGATCAATGTGAGGAAAGGGCAGATCACTAACATCTTGGAGGAGAATGTCGTGCAGCCTCTGCTTGTGAGCACCAGCGCGATCACTCTAGCGACTGAATGTGTAAGGATGATTTTGAAGATCGATGACATCGTTACTGTGAGGTAG